From the Bacteriovorax sp. Seq25_V genome, the window CATATGATTATCTTTTAAATCCTAACCTTCATAATAAGGTCAGTAACTACGAAAAATTGATTCCTGGCTGTGTGGATAAGGATGGAAAATATTCAAATATTTTATTTGAGGGGTATAAGATAATTTCGCCAACATGTGGACTTGCTGGATCTAGTGATATTTCATTAGTCTTAAAAAATTTGCGGACCTTAAAAGATCCGCCTATAGAATAAAAGCGATTAGCCAACTTTTTCAAGTGACTTTGTAAGAACCTGACCATAACTTGTATGTCCCCAGAAAATCACTTTTTGCTTCGATGTCACATCATGAAATTTCTTGTCTTTCTTTCTATCGTTTCTAAGATTAGTAATGTATGACTCAACATTATTAAGAAGTGAATTAAGAATCTTCTCCTCTTTTTCATTAAGAAGAATCTTTTGAAGTTTATACATATTTGCTGACTCACTATTAAAGCATGTATCAACGATATTATCATTGAGTTCTTTTATTTCATCTCTCACAGACTCAATTCGATTCGCGGCCTGCCATGCGATTTGATTTTGTGCGATTTGATAAATACCACCAATGAAAGTCACAAGTCCTTTCGCTGTTAATCTTGCTATTACAGACAATACAATTGAAGGATCAATCTCAATATCACGAGAGATCATCGAGACATTATTATTATTTTTTGAGATAGATTCTAAAACAACTCTTTCTAATAAAACTAAACCTTTCATCTTCACTCCTACGCTACAACTTCTTTAATCGTTGAACTTTTTACAATATCTTTAACTTCAAGCTTTCTCATACAAAATTTTTCAATTTCCATTAGAGCGTTCACTGAAAGTTCATCTAAGCAAGTATTGAATGTATTTTTAACTGTTGATGTCTCTGCGATTTTTTCATCAATCTTCTTACTGATTTTAAGGTACTCAGTAAGTTTCATTTCAAAACCATTACAAAGCCTAAAAGCTCTCGTCATTTGAATGTCTGTAATCTCGGCCATCTCTTTGTAAGTTGGATTTCCATAAAGTTCTTTAAATCTTTCAATTAATCGCTTCTGCTCTGATTTCATTAAGTCGCCTCCTTATTTAACATTTTCTAATAAGCATTATTCAGGCCAATTTTTAATCAGCATAAATGACTAAAATCACGTTCAAAAAGCTTAAATTGTTCTCATTCAGGAACAAATGTGTTCTCATATAAGAATGAAATTAAAAGTTGCTAGTTCAAATATTCGATTTGATAACCCAAAAGATGGCGATCATGACTGGAAAGGCCGTCGCGAAATCCTTGCAGATGTTATCAATTCCTTTAATCCAGACCTTCTCGGAACACAAGAAGGCTGGCAGTGGCAGCTTTACGATCTCAAGTCCCTGCTAGAAGAACTTGATATCTCGGACTCCCATCGCTCGTGGATTGATGAAAGAATGTACCCTTCAATCTTTTATCGTAGAGAAGATCTTCACGTTCTTGATTCAGGGGACATCTGGCTATCGGAAACTCCTGATGTTGTAGCATCGAAGTCATTTAATAGTGCATTTCCAAGACTATGTACGTGGTCGAAGTTTAAATGTTCTCAAAAAAGAACACTGCTCTTTGTAGATGTTCATCTTGACCATATTCATAGTGAAACGCGAGAGGCACAAATAGGTGTTCTTATTAATGAGATTTCTAAAATAAATGATTGTACTCATATGATACTTTGTGGTGATTTTAATGAATCTCCTAGAGAAGATGTGAGAAAGCTCATCGTTGAGAAGCTTGGTCTCTATGATCCATGGACTGCTCATGAAAAGCCGGAAGAGACTAGTCATCATAATTTTACAGGTGAAAGATGTGATGGTGCGAGAATCGACTGGATTATGCTTTCAAAGAATATCAGTTGTGATGCAATTGATCTTCACCGTGATAGTCACCGTGGAATTTTTCCTTCGGACCACTTTCCTGTATTTGCAACAATAGAACTTAAATAGTTCGAGTTCAATTTCTGATCTCACAATTAAAATGGATCAATAATTTCTGATAATTAGAAGCCTGAGTAATTGCGCGTTCTTGCATAGAAACCTCATGAAATTCGCCATTCTTCTTTGCCCCCAATGAAGGGGACCTTATCAAAGGAGAAATCATGGACGAATTCATGAGGTTCTTAAAATTTCTAGTTCTAATTCTTCAGCTTTTGCTGTTGATATTAGAGCGTAGAAAGTTTTAGGGTAATAGAGGTGATGTAACCGCATCACCTCTTCCTTATGTAACTTTATCAGTTTTGAAAATTGGATGCAATTAATTTTGAAAAGGTTCCTGGACACCTTTTAAGTGTTGTGACATCAGAATTTGAACTTTGAAAATACAAAATTGAATACGGTTAAATATTAGATGAATGAAAATAGGAAGTTATAGAAAAGTAAAGAAAACCTAAATTGCATAGAAACCTCATGAAATTCTCCATTCTTCTTTGTCACAATGATGTGACCTTTTACAAAGAGGAAATCATGGACGAATTCATGAGGTTCTTAAAGTTTCTAATTTTAGTTCTTCAGCTTTTGCTGTGGATACTAGAAGTTAGAAATTTTTAAGGTAATAGAGGTGATGTTCGCGCATCACCTCTTCCTTATGAAATATTATCACTAATGGATTTTTGGATCAAACCTTTTAAAAAAGGTTCCAGGAGACTTTTGCTAAAGCTTCAGGCCAGCTTGAGTTCCAATATGTAGGTATGTTTCCATCCCCTTCTTTGTATTCTCGAGAATGTCAGTAGAAGGTGCCCACTTACCTTTCTCTCCGATCACAATTACTGTTGAACCACCGAAGAGAAAGTATCCTTTCTCTTGTCCGCGTTTGAAATCTTTGAGGTCAGTTGATTGGACAATACGACCAACACAGATAGCTCCAACTTCTACGTAAGCAAGCTTTCCAAAGTTCTCAGTTTCAAGAATTGTCACTTCACGAATATTGGTTGAAAAGATATCGTTTTTCTTTTTAAGTGCGATCGGATTAACTGAATGATATTTTCCAGAAACCTTATAGTAGTCGATAACTTTACCGTTATCAGGATAATGAAAACGGTGATAATCAACAGGACAAAGCCTAGCAAGAAGTAGTGGTCCATCGTTAAAAGTCGAAGTCCACTTTTCGTTTGCAAGTAGCTCCTTTGCATTTAGAAATTTGCCTTTAACTGGAATTGTATCTTCGTCGCGGATTGAATCGTACCCAAAATATCTAGCCTCACAAAATGCTGGCATTTCGTTTGGTGTCTGAATAAACTCTCTCTTTCCTTCTCTAAATTGGCGGATAAAAAATTTATTAAAACTTGAATATGGATCACTCTCCGGTCGCCCTTTTTCAGGGATGTAGTCTTCCATTTTAATATCAAAATTTTTGATAAACTCAGGGATTTTATTCTTACTTGATGAAGAACTTTGCATCATTCCGTAAATAACACTGATTGGAGCCGTTGCGAGTAATGGTGATAAAATCTTTCCACCAAGGGATTCGTAGAGCCATTTTACTCCACTATCACCGTAAACTTTTTCCGTTTCAACTTGCCCATTTGGGCGGCTAAAATATTGTATTTTCAAACACTTATCCTTTTAATATTGATACCTTGCAAAGTTTTGACAAAAACTTGGCTTGAGCAAAAAATTTATTAGAATTATACATATATATAGGAAGCTCAGTCAAAGAAAGGAGGCTATTGTTGAAAAATCTAAGTCTGGCCACACTATTGGTCGCGCTACTTCAGGTTCAAACCTACGCATTGTTCGAAATTAATGAAAATAAGGCGCTTCTCGAAAATGAAAAAAACACCATTTCTATTTTCAAGGACAATGTAAAATCTGTTGTTCACATTTCTAATATTAAAAAAGTAAGGCG encodes:
- a CDS encoding endonuclease/exonuclease/phosphatase family protein; the protein is MKLKVASSNIRFDNPKDGDHDWKGRREILADVINSFNPDLLGTQEGWQWQLYDLKSLLEELDISDSHRSWIDERMYPSIFYRREDLHVLDSGDIWLSETPDVVASKSFNSAFPRLCTWSKFKCSQKRTLLFVDVHLDHIHSETREAQIGVLINEISKINDCTHMILCGDFNESPREDVRKLIVEKLGLYDPWTAHEKPEETSHHNFTGERCDGARIDWIMLSKNISCDAIDLHRDSHRGIFPSDHFPVFATIELK
- a CDS encoding phosphatidylserine decarboxylase, translated to MKIQYFSRPNGQVETEKVYGDSGVKWLYESLGGKILSPLLATAPISVIYGMMQSSSSSKNKIPEFIKNFDIKMEDYIPEKGRPESDPYSSFNKFFIRQFREGKREFIQTPNEMPAFCEARYFGYDSIRDEDTIPVKGKFLNAKELLANEKWTSTFNDGPLLLARLCPVDYHRFHYPDNGKVIDYYKVSGKYHSVNPIALKKKNDIFSTNIREVTILETENFGKLAYVEVGAICVGRIVQSTDLKDFKRGQEKGYFLFGGSTVIVIGEKGKWAPSTDILENTKKGMETYLHIGTQAGLKL